The following proteins are encoded in a genomic region of Marinitoga hydrogenitolerans DSM 16785:
- a CDS encoding alpha-amylase family glycosyl hydrolase — translation MKKMALLLLLMISVISFSSINWEDQVIYFVMIDRFANGDFSKDVLTKNGIEAGFENSKYNGGDLKGIISKLDYIKNLGATAIWITPPVANQWWDGYVNYGGYHGYWARDLKKIDEHFGDVKIYKKFVEEAHKRGLYVIQDIVTNHMGNFFLYKNGKYFLNDKSVPTNKPTQYPFNMNNYNDPEQRRMNIYHFPTEIKNPDKQNTEFANLDDLNTENPIVIEALKDSYNFWIKEVGIDGFRIDTAIYVPHEFWKKFLNDKDGIYSTAKKQGKDNFIVFGEAWITPSPFDNIGEKTLKEYFDDGYNSMLDFPLLTDIKRVFKEGKPTSYLAFRLKERQQYYDSKRLVTFVDNHDMDRFLKGATKNDLKQALTLIFTIPGIPTIYYGTEQGFEETRATMFKEGFASKGVDHFDENNDLYKFIQRLTKLRKENAVFRYGKVDVVFADEIGPGVLAYTISNNNDKYLVMINTNAKRKYATGIDLGLKKGIVLKNIFALNMLGKDIVYKGTLNTLMNGKAVAIYRITDEIKSVKKKDTNVRIINIESGSSYKTDFVIKGIANNAKSIKLIIDGEEKEYATLNLNKRENEKWQIPVKISEFTPGKHKIFVKAYGKIPIINAYSKTYEINIDIPSKDLAYVEDKLEDDFGPFGTYKYPLDTTFKNQADIKAVKIQQIGKQLKVDLIMKEVTDSWSPANGFDHVTFQIFFDNPDKEGIKVLPQQNAKMPDNLDWDYELYLTGWIVSVHSSEGANKDTMGKPITPVPTIKVNKQLATISFTIPLSVLETDNLSGWKIYITTYDYDGIESVLRPLTPEGGQWAFGGGQPTDPKIMDDILIKIN, via the coding sequence ATGAAAAAAATGGCATTATTGTTGTTGTTAATGATTTCTGTAATATCTTTCTCTAGTATTAACTGGGAAGATCAAGTTATTTATTTTGTAATGATCGATAGATTTGCCAACGGGGATTTTAGTAAAGATGTTTTAACTAAAAATGGAATAGAAGCTGGTTTTGAAAATTCTAAATATAATGGCGGGGATTTGAAAGGTATTATATCAAAACTGGACTATATAAAAAATCTTGGTGCTACTGCTATATGGATTACTCCACCAGTAGCAAATCAATGGTGGGATGGTTATGTAAATTATGGTGGATACCATGGATATTGGGCTAGAGATTTAAAAAAAATTGATGAACATTTTGGAGATGTTAAAATATATAAAAAATTTGTTGAAGAGGCACATAAAAGAGGATTATATGTTATCCAAGATATAGTAACAAATCATATGGGCAATTTCTTTTTATATAAAAATGGCAAATATTTCTTAAATGATAAAAGTGTTCCAACAAATAAGCCAACTCAATACCCTTTTAATATGAATAATTATAATGATCCAGAACAAAGGAGAATGAACATATATCATTTTCCAACAGAAATTAAAAATCCTGATAAGCAAAACACTGAATTTGCAAATTTAGATGATTTAAACACAGAAAATCCTATAGTGATAGAAGCGTTAAAAGATTCATATAATTTTTGGATAAAAGAAGTTGGGATAGATGGTTTCAGAATAGATACTGCTATATATGTTCCTCATGAATTCTGGAAAAAATTTTTAAATGATAAAGATGGAATATATTCTACAGCTAAAAAACAAGGAAAAGATAATTTCATTGTGTTTGGAGAAGCATGGATAACTCCTTCACCATTTGATAATATAGGAGAAAAAACGTTAAAAGAATATTTTGATGATGGATATAATTCTATGCTCGACTTTCCATTATTAACAGATATAAAACGTGTTTTTAAAGAAGGGAAACCTACTTCATATCTTGCTTTTAGATTAAAAGAAAGACAACAATATTATGATTCAAAAAGATTGGTAACTTTTGTTGATAATCACGATATGGATAGATTTTTAAAAGGTGCGACTAAAAACGATTTAAAACAAGCTTTAACCTTAATTTTTACAATACCAGGTATTCCAACGATATATTATGGAACAGAGCAGGGATTTGAAGAAACTAGAGCAACTATGTTTAAAGAAGGATTTGCGTCAAAAGGGGTTGATCATTTTGATGAAAATAATGATTTATATAAATTTATACAGAGATTAACTAAATTAAGAAAAGAAAATGCAGTTTTTAGATATGGAAAAGTTGATGTTGTATTTGCTGATGAAATAGGTCCTGGAGTATTAGCATACACAATAAGTAATAATAATGATAAGTATTTGGTCATGATAAATACAAATGCTAAAAGAAAATATGCAACTGGTATAGATCTTGGATTAAAAAAAGGTATTGTTTTAAAGAATATATTTGCTTTAAATATGTTAGGAAAAGATATTGTATATAAAGGTACATTGAATACTCTGATGAATGGAAAAGCTGTTGCAATTTATAGAATAACAGATGAAATAAAATCAGTAAAAAAGAAAGATACCAATGTGAGAATAATAAATATAGAATCTGGATCAAGTTATAAAACAGATTTTGTTATTAAAGGTATAGCAAATAATGCTAAGAGTATAAAGTTAATAATTGATGGCGAAGAAAAGGAATATGCAACATTGAATTTAAATAAAAGAGAAAATGAAAAATGGCAAATTCCTGTAAAAATATCGGAATTTACACCTGGAAAACATAAAATCTTTGTAAAAGCCTATGGAAAAATACCTATTATTAATGCTTATTCTAAAACATATGAAATAAATATAGATATTCCTTCGAAAGATTTAGCATATGTAGAAGATAAGTTAGAAGATGATTTTGGGCCATTTGGAACATATAAATATCCATTAGATACCACATTTAAAAATCAGGCTGATATTAAAGCTGTTAAAATACAACAAATAGGTAAACAATTGAAAGTAGACTTGATAATGAAAGAAGTTACTGATAGTTGGTCTCCTGCAAATGGTTTTGATCATGTGACATTTCAAATTTTCTTTGATAATCCCGATAAAGAAGGTATTAAAGTTTTACCTCAGCAAAATGCCAAAATGCCTGATAATTTGGATTGGGATTATGAATTATATTTAACTGGTTGGATTGTTTCTGTTCATAGTTCTGAGGGTGCAAATAAAGATACTATGGGAAAACCGATTACGCCTGTTCCAACAATAAAGGTTAATAAACAATTAGCAACAATCAGTTTTACTATTCCTTTATCAGTTTTAGAAACAGATAATTTAAGTGGGTGGAAGATTTATATCACTACATATGATTATGATGGTATAGAATCAGTTTTAAGACCTTTAACTCCAGAAGGTGGTCAATGGGCATTTGGTGGAGGACAACCAACAGATCCGAAAATCATGGATGATATATTAATAAAAATAAACTAA
- a CDS encoding MFS transporter, translating into MENIKRNFYAFIWHAIFLAIASSFIEINTVIPSLILKAGGGEILLGIVTAITVGVPLLAQLFFASFLVSKKRKKPYLLTGIYLRIFSLLAIGLILTSSIPDKMLLALIIIIISIFSFSGVFAGVSYTDLLGKSIPTKEIQRKFMSYRQISRSFFALISAFLAKYILNTLNYPKNYSNMFLIASFSLFIASLGFWLIKEKEIDTNKKFPSFIEVVKNIPEILSKDRNLLNYVIFSNLTGFGLIIIPFYILLAKNSFPDAKNMIGNFLLLQMIGIVLASIVWGKILHKKGYKHVLFFCSVMGIVLPILSLFLSKTTPYIYSIIFLISGFTLSARQMSFEGVLIEISTHENRALYVGISGALNIVTAILPLIIGTIIKYLGFNLVMPFVSAMIIISLYFLVKIELHT; encoded by the coding sequence ATGGAGAATATAAAAAGAAACTTTTATGCTTTCATCTGGCACGCTATATTTTTAGCCATTGCCAGTTCTTTTATAGAAATAAATACAGTTATACCTTCTTTAATATTAAAGGCTGGCGGCGGTGAAATATTGCTTGGAATAGTTACTGCTATAACAGTTGGAGTACCTTTATTGGCACAACTGTTTTTTGCTAGTTTTTTAGTTTCAAAAAAAAGAAAAAAGCCATATTTGTTAACAGGTATTTATCTCAGGATATTTTCGTTATTAGCAATAGGTTTGATTTTAACTTCAAGTATACCTGATAAAATGTTATTGGCATTAATAATTATAATTATTTCTATATTTTCATTTAGTGGCGTTTTTGCTGGAGTGAGTTACACTGATCTATTGGGAAAATCAATTCCAACAAAAGAAATTCAAAGAAAATTTATGAGTTATAGACAGATATCCCGCAGCTTTTTTGCTTTGATAAGTGCATTTCTGGCAAAATATATATTAAACACGTTAAATTATCCTAAGAATTATTCGAATATGTTTTTAATTGCATCATTTTCACTTTTTATAGCTTCTTTAGGTTTTTGGTTGATAAAAGAAAAGGAAATTGATACAAATAAGAAATTTCCTTCTTTTATAGAAGTGGTAAAAAATATACCAGAAATTTTATCTAAGGACAGAAATTTATTGAATTATGTGATTTTTAGTAATTTAACTGGATTTGGCCTTATTATTATACCTTTTTATATTTTGCTTGCAAAAAATTCATTTCCAGATGCAAAAAATATGATAGGAAATTTTTTATTATTGCAAATGATAGGAATAGTTCTTGCAAGTATTGTCTGGGGAAAAATCCTGCATAAGAAAGGTTATAAACACGTATTGTTTTTTTGTTCGGTTATGGGGATAGTTCTTCCTATATTATCATTGTTTTTAAGTAAAACAACACCTTATATATATTCTATAATTTTTTTGATATCAGGTTTTACATTGAGTGCAAGACAGATGAGTTTTGAAGGCGTTTTAATTGAAATTAGTACTCATGAAAATAGAGCTTTATATGTTGGTATATCTGGAGCGTTAAATATAGTCACAGCTATCTTGCCTTTAATTATAGGTACAATAATTAAATATTTAGGTTTTAATTTGGTAATGCCTTTTGTAAGCGCGATGATAATAATTAGCTTATATTTCTTGGTTAAAATTGAATTGCATACTTAG
- a CDS encoding metallophosphoesterase, which yields MWLIISDTHDNMYKMKEIEKIIERENITAVFHCGDFVAPFVLPYILKEGIEFYGVFGNNDGEKLLLNEKSGKRILPGPREIKIDNYNILMMHEPYSLNAAEKSGLYDFIFFGHTHEIVHRKTEKTIIVNPGESSGWLTNRATIALIDPHDKEVNIMEI from the coding sequence ATGTGGTTGATAATTTCTGATACACATGATAATATGTATAAAATGAAGGAAATAGAAAAAATTATTGAAAGAGAAAATATAACTGCGGTTTTTCATTGCGGTGATTTTGTAGCACCATTTGTTTTACCTTATATTTTAAAAGAAGGTATAGAATTTTATGGTGTTTTCGGAAATAACGATGGTGAAAAATTGTTGTTGAACGAAAAATCTGGCAAACGAATTTTACCAGGACCTCGAGAAATCAAAATAGATAATTATAACATATTGATGATGCATGAACCATATTCTCTAAACGCTGCAGAAAAAAGTGGTTTGTATGATTTTATATTCTTTGGACATACTCATGAAATTGTACATAGAAAAACCGAAAAAACTATTATTGTTAATCCTGGTGAAAGTTCTGGATGGTTAACAAATAGAGCAACTATAGCTTTAATAGACCCGCATGATAAAGAAGTTAATATTATGGAGATATAA